Proteins encoded by one window of Clostridium perfringens:
- the folE gene encoding GTP cyclohydrolase I FolE — MIDKDKIKEGMKLILEAIGEDVNREGLIETPDRIARMYEEIFSGIGMNAKDHLSKTFEVHSNDLVLEKDITFYSMCEHHLVPFYGKVHIAYIPNGRVVGLSKLARCVEVYSKKPQLQERLTTEIADSIMEYLDAQGVMVVVEGEHMCMTMRGVRKPGAKTVTTTYRGKFLEDESLKNDVFRMISM, encoded by the coding sequence ATGATCGATAAAGATAAGATAAAAGAAGGAATGAAACTAATACTTGAAGCAATAGGAGAAGATGTTAATAGAGAGGGTTTAATAGAAACTCCAGATAGAATTGCAAGAATGTATGAAGAAATATTTTCAGGCATAGGAATGAATGCAAAGGATCATTTAAGTAAAACTTTTGAAGTTCATAGCAATGATCTTGTTTTAGAAAAGGATATAACTTTCTATTCTATGTGTGAGCATCATTTAGTTCCTTTCTATGGAAAAGTTCATATAGCATATATACCAAATGGAAGGGTTGTAGGTTTATCTAAACTTGCTAGATGTGTTGAGGTTTATTCAAAAAAACCACAACTTCAAGAAAGGCTTACAACGGAAATAGCTGATTCTATAATGGAATACTTAGATGCACAAGGTGTAATGGTAGTTGTAGAAGGTGAACATATGTGTATGACCATGAGAGGTGTTAGAAAACCAGGTGCAAAAACAGTAACAACAACTTATAGAGGAAAGTTTTTAGAAGATGAAAGCTTAAAAAATGATGTTTTTAGAATGATTTCTATGTAG
- the folP gene encoding dihydropteroate synthase has translation MKIGNKEFEIGKRTYIMGILNVTPDSFSDGGKYNDIELALKRAEKMINDGVDIIDIGGESTRPTHTPVGEEEELNRVVPVIKALREKFDIPISVDTYKGRVAEEAIKAGADLINDVWGFKKDKYMATVAAKYGVPCCIMHNRNDNEYGDDIIETMKSDMEECIKIALDAGVKKENIILDPGIGFAKDYDQNLEVLNRLDEFCNMDYPVLLGTSRKSVIGNTLNLPTDERLEGTLATTTLGIIKGCEFVRVHDVLENKRTALMTDAMVRR, from the coding sequence GTGAAAATAGGAAATAAAGAGTTTGAAATAGGAAAAAGAACATACATAATGGGAATTTTAAATGTGACTCCAGATTCATTTTCAGATGGTGGAAAATATAATGATATTGAGTTAGCTCTAAAGAGAGCTGAGAAGATGATTAATGATGGTGTTGATATAATAGATATTGGAGGAGAGTCAACAAGACCAACTCATACCCCAGTAGGAGAAGAAGAGGAACTAAATAGAGTAGTACCTGTAATAAAAGCCTTAAGAGAAAAATTTGATATACCTATATCAGTTGATACATATAAGGGAAGAGTGGCAGAGGAAGCTATAAAAGCAGGTGCAGATTTAATAAATGATGTATGGGGTTTTAAAAAGGATAAATATATGGCTACTGTGGCTGCTAAATATGGAGTACCTTGTTGCATAATGCACAATAGAAATGATAATGAATATGGTGATGACATCATAGAAACTATGAAATCTGATATGGAAGAATGTATAAAGATAGCCCTAGATGCTGGAGTTAAGAAAGAAAATATAATTTTAGACCCAGGTATAGGTTTTGCAAAGGATTATGATCAAAACTTAGAAGTATTAAATAGATTAGATGAGTTTTGCAATATGGATTACCCAGTTTTATTAGGAACATCAAGAAAATCAGTAATAGGTAATACTTTAAATCTTCCAACAGATGAAAGATTAGAAGGGACTTTAGCTACAACTACTCTTGGAATAATTAAAGGGTGCGAATTTGTAAGAGTTCATGATGTTTTAGAAAATAAGAGAACTGCCCTTATGACTGATGCTATGGTAAGAAGATAG
- a CDS encoding DUF4883 family protein has protein sequence MMKKITKIFLITLCFSLLLISCSKINIPSKEKPSLNYHTKNLSELVSKNNIKIRLLDMNIYSEVIVDNEDVRIIDDLLKSLKDSNFINEEPLPNKPLYKIFIDLNSEKYVIDIYGDDLITLYPWDSDVRKDYLSLKDIPNSFKLEPFCQYVFNKKQ, from the coding sequence TTGATGAAAAAAATTACTAAAATATTTTTAATAACCCTATGTTTTTCTCTTCTTTTAATTTCATGTTCTAAAATTAATATTCCTTCTAAGGAAAAACCTTCTTTAAACTATCACACTAAAAATTTAAGTGAACTAGTTTCTAAGAATAATATAAAAATCAGATTATTAGATATGAATATTTATAGTGAAGTAATTGTTGATAATGAAGATGTAAGAATTATTGATGACTTATTAAAAAGCTTAAAAGATTCTAACTTTATAAATGAGGAACCTTTACCTAATAAACCCTTATATAAAATTTTTATAGATTTAAATAGCGAAAAGTATGTAATAGATATTTATGGAGATGATTTAATAACCCTTTATCCTTGGGACAGTGATGTAAGGAAGGATTACTTAAGTTTAAAAGACATTCCTAATTCCTTTAAATTAGAACCATTTTGCCAGTATGTGTTTAATAAAAAACAATAA
- a CDS encoding aminotransferase class IV encodes MIYIGENKKGYSMVKKCSLTIDSSVFFGRGIFETILVLNNGVFLKEHLERLKDGCLNLNIPFNINEEELREFIKNEKIRNKALKITLTEKNIIYSTRDIPYGIEDYNRGFSLKLSEVRRNRTSKLTYLKSTCYIENIMEKEKAKDEGFDEVIFLNEREELTEGATSNIYFIKNNKICTPKVSCGLLDGIIRGWIKNNFQVEEGCYNIEDLRNSEGIFISNSLLGIMRVSQFEEEFFGEKDLIEEIKSKYESSIISF; translated from the coding sequence GTGATTTATATAGGAGAAAATAAAAAAGGTTATAGTATGGTTAAGAAATGTTCACTTACCATAGATTCTTCTGTTTTTTTTGGACGGGGAATTTTTGAAACTATACTTGTATTAAATAATGGAGTGTTTTTAAAGGAACATCTAGAAAGACTAAAAGATGGATGTTTAAATTTAAATATTCCTTTTAATATTAATGAAGAGGAATTAAGAGAGTTTATTAAAAATGAAAAAATAAGAAATAAGGCTTTAAAAATAACTCTTACTGAAAAAAATATAATTTATTCAACTAGAGATATTCCTTATGGCATAGAAGATTACAATAGAGGATTTTCTCTAAAACTTAGTGAAGTAAGAAGAAATAGAACCTCTAAATTAACTTATTTAAAGAGCACTTGCTATATTGAAAATATTATGGAAAAGGAAAAGGCTAAAGATGAAGGCTTTGATGAAGTGATATTTTTAAATGAAAGAGAAGAGCTAACAGAGGGGGCTACTAGTAATATATATTTTATTAAGAATAATAAGATATGTACTCCAAAGGTTAGCTGTGGTCTTTTAGATGGAATAATTAGAGGATGGATAAAGAATAACTTTCAAGTTGAAGAAGGATGTTATAATATAGAAGACTTAAGAAATAGTGAAGGGATTTTTATAAGTAATTCTCTTCTTGGAATAATGAGAGTAAGTCAATTTGAAGAAGAATTTTTTGGGGAAAAAGACTTAATAGAAGAAATAAAAAGTAAATATGAAAGTTCTATTATAAGCTTTTAA
- the pabB gene encoding aminodeoxychorismate synthase component I, whose translation MNFEIKEIENKLKPHEVYSLFKDEINSIFLDSSKEDSEFSLYSFIGLNPFKKFSSKGNEIFIDEKLVLGDPFEKLEELILEYKINYNSEIPFLGGAMGYFSYDIGRVIEDMPKSAKDDVCIPDSYFLFYDNVIIFDLRNQKTYITALGIKEESEKSIANIYERIKDKYINLNISLDKNTEFTSNFSREEYINSVKKVKEYIKEGHTYIANLTQRFSCDFNSDPFDTYISLRSINKAPFSCYLNLEGFQIISSSPERFLKVFNNKVETRPIKGTRPRGKDKLEDEKNKKELLNSEKDKSELLMIVDLERNDLSKVCKPFSVKVTELFKLEEYATVFHLVSTVIGELKEDVSSVKCIRECFPGGSITGAPKIRSMEIIEELEGLRRGIYTGAIGYFDLRGNCDFNIVIRTILAKDNKAYFGVGGGITIESEEEMEYEETLDKAKALMRVL comes from the coding sequence TTGAATTTTGAAATTAAGGAAATAGAAAATAAGCTTAAGCCACATGAAGTATATTCTTTATTTAAAGATGAAATAAACAGTATATTTTTAGATAGTTCAAAGGAAGATAGCGAATTTTCTTTATATTCATTTATAGGATTAAATCCTTTTAAAAAGTTTAGCTCTAAGGGAAATGAGATTTTTATAGATGAAAAACTAGTCTTAGGAGATCCTTTTGAAAAATTAGAAGAGCTTATTTTAGAATATAAAATAAATTATAATAGTGAGATACCTTTTTTAGGAGGTGCTATGGGCTATTTTTCTTATGATATAGGAAGAGTTATTGAAGATATGCCTAAAAGTGCTAAGGATGATGTGTGTATTCCAGATAGTTATTTTTTATTTTATGATAATGTAATAATATTTGATTTGAGAAATCAAAAAACATATATAACAGCCCTAGGAATTAAGGAAGAGTCAGAAAAAAGTATAGCTAATATTTATGAAAGAATAAAAGATAAGTATATAAATTTAAATATCAGCTTAGATAAAAATACTGAGTTTACTTCAAATTTTTCAAGAGAAGAATATATAAATTCAGTAAAAAAGGTTAAAGAGTACATAAAAGAAGGGCATACATATATTGCAAACCTAACACAGAGATTTTCCTGTGATTTTAATTCTGATCCTTTTGATACATATATAAGTTTAAGAAGTATAAATAAAGCCCCTTTTTCCTGTTATTTAAATTTAGAAGGTTTTCAAATTATAAGTTCTTCTCCTGAAAGGTTTTTAAAGGTGTTTAATAATAAGGTTGAAACAAGACCAATTAAAGGCACAAGACCAAGAGGAAAAGATAAATTAGAAGATGAAAAGAATAAAAAAGAACTTTTAAATAGTGAAAAGGATAAGTCAGAGCTTTTAATGATTGTTGATTTAGAGAGAAATGACTTAAGTAAGGTGTGCAAACCTTTTTCTGTTAAGGTTACAGAATTATTTAAATTAGAGGAATATGCTACAGTATTTCACTTAGTTTCTACAGTTATAGGAGAACTAAAGGAAGATGTTAGTTCTGTAAAATGTATAAGAGAATGTTTTCCAGGAGGTTCTATAACAGGTGCTCCTAAAATAAGAAGTATGGAGATAATAGAGGAACTAGAAGGCCTTAGAAGAGGGATATATACTGGGGCCATAGGTTATTTTGATTTAAGAGGAAATTGTGATTTTAATATAGTAATAAGAACTATATTAGCAAAAGATAATAAGGCCTATTTTGGAGTAGGTGGAGGAATAACTATTGAATCAGAAGAAGAGATGGAATATGAGGAAACTTTAGATAAGGCAAAGGCTTTAATGAGAGTATTATAA
- the folK gene encoding 2-amino-4-hydroxy-6-hydroxymethyldihydropteridine diphosphokinase, whose amino-acid sequence MDKIIIKDFEVFGNHGVFEEEKRLGQKFVLSIELFLDTREAGVTGDLSKSVHYGELAHKVEEEFKKQSYDLIETAAEKLSEFILLEYSLVKKVKVSLKKPWAPILRSLDTVSIEIERGWNEAYLSYGSNIGDKKYYIEEALNEINKAYHTEIIKKSNLIETEPWGYTEQDEFLNGACKIKTLLNPKELIKFLLSIEQKLKRERKIKWGPRTIDLDVIFFNDLVSEDEDIILPHPRMHERSFVLEPLNEIAPYKIHPLYRKRVFELLEELNKNK is encoded by the coding sequence ATGGATAAAATTATTATTAAAGATTTTGAGGTTTTTGGTAATCATGGAGTCTTTGAAGAGGAGAAGAGACTTGGACAAAAATTTGTTTTAAGCATAGAACTTTTCTTAGATACTAGAGAGGCTGGAGTTACTGGAGATTTAAGTAAATCTGTTCATTATGGAGAACTTGCACATAAGGTTGAGGAAGAGTTTAAAAAGCAAAGCTATGATTTAATAGAAACTGCAGCAGAAAAATTAAGTGAGTTTATATTATTAGAATACTCTCTTGTTAAAAAAGTGAAGGTTTCTTTAAAGAAACCATGGGCACCTATATTAAGAAGTTTAGATACTGTATCTATAGAAATAGAGAGAGGATGGAACGAGGCATACCTTTCATATGGGTCTAATATAGGAGATAAAAAATATTATATAGAAGAAGCTTTAAATGAAATAAATAAGGCTTATCATACTGAAATTATAAAAAAATCTAATTTAATTGAGACAGAACCTTGGGGATATACTGAGCAGGATGAATTTTTAAATGGTGCTTGCAAAATAAAAACTCTTTTAAACCCTAAGGAATTAATCAAGTTTTTATTAAGTATAGAGCAAAAGCTTAAAAGAGAGAGAAAGATTAAGTGGGGTCCTAGAACTATAGACTTAGATGTAATATTTTTTAACGATTTAGTAAGTGAAGATGAAGATATCATACTTCCACATCCAAGAATGCATGAAAGAAGTTTTGTTTTGGAGCCATTAAATGAAATTGCTCCATATAAGATTCATCCCTTATATAGGAAGCGTGTATTTGAACTTTTAGAAGAATTAAACAAAAACAAATAA
- a CDS encoding HD domain-containing protein, translating into MERINKILNNSKYKDYLNKNSFCEKDRIFCKHNLEHFLDVSRIAYIMVLEENMNVSKEIIYAIGLLHDIGRWVEYEGGEKHNKASYKLSLDILKECDFNKEEIEIILSGILNHRNSEAEGLDKIIYLADKKSRSCFLCNAEKLCKWSKEKKNLDIII; encoded by the coding sequence ATGGAGAGAATAAATAAGATACTTAATAATAGTAAGTATAAAGACTATTTAAATAAGAATTCTTTCTGTGAAAAGGATAGGATTTTTTGCAAACATAACTTAGAGCATTTTTTAGATGTATCAAGAATTGCCTACATAATGGTCTTAGAGGAAAATATGAATGTATCTAAGGAAATTATATATGCAATAGGACTTCTCCATGATATAGGACGATGGGTAGAATATGAAGGTGGAGAAAAACATAATAAAGCTTCTTATAAATTGAGTTTGGATATTTTAAAGGAATGTGATTTTAATAAAGAGGAAATAGAGATTATTTTAAGTGGAATTTTAAATCACAGAAATAGTGAAGCAGAAGGATTAGATAAAATTATTTACTTAGCTGATAAAAAATCAAGAAGCTGTTTTTTATGTAATGCTGAAAAACTTTGTAAGTGGAGCAAAGAAAAAAAGAATTTAGACATAATTATTTAA